In a single window of the Halobacteriovoraceae bacterium genome:
- the hemB gene encoding porphobilinogen synthase, with product MKQTIRPRRLRQNSQIRSLVVENSLSPSDFIMPLFLIDGKNTRVDISSMPGQCRFSLDLLIEECKQLQNIGIKCVALFPALDNSLKTPTAKEALNIDGLYYRAISEIKSACPNLLLMTDIALDPYSSDGHDGLVDSKTGEILNDQTLEILSQMAILQARSGADILGPSDMMDGRVGVIRDALEQENFKNTLIMSYTAKYASSFYGPFRDALDSAPKSGDKLTYQMSPSNSTEALIEAQLDQQEGADILMVKPGLPYLDIIKLLKDNFNLPIAAYNVSGEYAMIKAAAQNGWLDEKRVMLEMLTSFKRAGADIILTYFAKDAAGLIANQ from the coding sequence ATGAAGCAAACAATTAGACCAAGAAGATTGAGACAGAATTCTCAGATACGATCTCTAGTGGTAGAGAATTCTTTAAGTCCAAGTGATTTCATCATGCCGCTTTTTTTAATCGATGGAAAAAACACACGAGTGGATATTTCATCAATGCCTGGGCAATGTCGGTTTAGTTTGGACTTGCTCATAGAAGAATGTAAACAGTTACAAAATATTGGAATAAAATGCGTGGCCCTTTTTCCGGCTTTGGACAATTCTCTGAAGACACCAACTGCAAAAGAGGCCCTCAATATTGATGGACTCTACTATAGGGCCATCAGTGAAATTAAAAGCGCCTGTCCAAATTTGTTATTAATGACAGACATTGCTCTGGATCCTTATTCCAGCGATGGACATGACGGATTAGTGGACTCAAAAACAGGTGAGATACTTAATGATCAAACTCTTGAAATCTTATCACAGATGGCCATTCTTCAAGCTCGCTCTGGCGCAGATATACTTGGGCCATCAGATATGATGGATGGACGAGTTGGCGTCATTAGAGATGCCTTAGAGCAGGAAAACTTTAAAAACACTTTAATAATGTCATATACGGCCAAGTATGCTTCAAGCTTTTATGGACCTTTTAGGGACGCACTCGATTCGGCACCTAAGAGTGGTGATAAATTAACTTATCAAATGAGTCCATCGAATTCTACAGAGGCTTTAATAGAAGCACAATTGGATCAACAAGAAGGTGCTGATATACTTATGGTCAAACCTGGTCTTCCATATTTAGATATTATTAAACTGCTAAAAGATAACTTTAATTTGCCTATCGCTGCGTACAATGTGAGTGGTGAATACGCCATGATCAAAGCTGCAGCTCAAAATGGTTGGCTTGATGAAAAGAGAGTAATGCTTGAGATGTTAACTTCTTTCAAAAGAGCAGGTGCCGACATTATACTGACGTATTTTGCGAAAGATGCGGCTGGACTGATAGCGAATCAATAA